One Rosa chinensis cultivar Old Blush chromosome 5, RchiOBHm-V2, whole genome shotgun sequence genomic region harbors:
- the LOC121049131 gene encoding F-box/kelch-repeat protein At3g06240-like has translation MVYESAKILKNLIKMKKYIILKLQKTKKSFSYSQRLHVPSSSPPSNLKPLTLRVQHKNVAPPLFILSFYMKNKTQISHPKHGRRRQTDSAPATTIVGPDFDHDIIAEILSRLPAKSLLRFRCVCKSWLALISDPSFVKNHLSRVNTNHFNLLLGTRPLQASVLKLDDGDVAITELDYPEMHDFEGECFPNIYGSCNGLICIEFGSGSIILWNPCTREFKQLPEPELHICESSSIFESFVYLAGFGYDSTIEDYKVIRATKIYEAETTLQVFTLKTGSWRPNPDFNHISQGSEYIYRFEKQGFLLNETLHWVALLRGVEYEEGTLGIL, from the coding sequence aaaaacaaaaaaatcattttcataTAGTCAGCGCTTGCACGTTCCTTCCTCGTCGCCTCCTTCGAATCTCAAACCATTGACTTTGAGGGTGCAACACAAGAATGTTGCCCCTCCTCTCTTCATTCTATCTTTCTACATGAAAAACAAAACTCAAATCTCGCACCCCAAACATGGCCGGCGACGCCAGACGGATTCGGCGCCAGCAACAACCATAGTCGGTCCTGACTTCGATCATGACATCATTGCTGAGATACTGTCAAGGCTACCGGCCAAATCTCTACTACGATTTCGCTGCGTATGCAAGTCATGGCTTGCATTGATCTCCGATCCCTCTTTTGTTAAAAACCACCTCAGCCGGGTCAACACCAACCACTTCAACCTCCTTCTCGGAACGCGGCCTCTCCAAGCTTCTGTACTGAAGCTAGATGATGGTGACGTTGCAATCACAGAGCTTGATTATCCGGAGATGCATGACTTTGAAGGTGAATGTTTTCCAAATATCTATGGTTCTTGCAATGGCTTGATTTGTATAGAATTTGGAAGCGGTAGCATCATATTATGGAACCCTTGCACTAGAGAGTTCAAGCAGCTACCAGAACCTGAACTTCATATTTGTGAAAGTTCAAGCATCTTTGAGAGTTTCGTATATCTTGCTGGATTCGGTTATGATTCCACCATCGAAGATTACAAGGTAATACGAGCCACTAAAATATATGAAGCAGAAACCACACTTCAAGTCTTTACACTAAAAACGGGTTCATGGAGGCCTAATCCTGATTTCAATCATATTAGCCAAGGCAGTGAATACATTTATCGGTTCGAAAAGCAGGGTTTCTTGTTAAACGAAACTCTACATTGGGTAGCCCTTCTAAGAGGAGTAGAGTATGAGGAAGGTACATTAGGAATACTG